One Acidobacteriota bacterium genomic window carries:
- a CDS encoding tetratricopeptide repeat protein, translating to MRPQWARPLSLIASLAVLGSVVLAEDGSVTDLLSQARSAYRSGDHSRAISLATRAVERDPQDPRGFFFRGGLHEMQRRHHLAIADYDAVLKLDPNAVEVYNRRGSEHFKLGHIEASIADFDRAIELNPRQEPHHWQRGISYYYAGLFEKGRAQFQSHQQVNANDVENAVWHFLCGARLEGVRKARQSLLNIEGDRRVPMMEIYRLFKGEGTIDEVMRAARGGDSAPQVRNRQLFYAHLYLGLYHEALGDETEARRHLVLAADRYPVNHYMGDVARVHADRLRQQ from the coding sequence TTGCGCCCGCAATGGGCTCGTCCCCTGAGCCTCATCGCTTCCCTCGCGGTTCTGGGGAGCGTCGTCCTGGCCGAGGATGGGTCCGTGACCGACCTGCTGTCGCAAGCCCGGAGCGCCTATCGAAGCGGGGATCATTCCCGGGCCATCTCCCTGGCGACCCGGGCCGTGGAACGCGATCCTCAAGACCCGCGGGGGTTCTTTTTCCGCGGGGGGCTCCACGAGATGCAGCGACGTCACCACCTGGCCATTGCCGACTACGATGCCGTGCTGAAGCTCGACCCCAACGCAGTGGAGGTCTATAACCGTCGAGGCAGCGAGCACTTCAAGCTGGGCCACATCGAGGCCTCCATCGCCGACTTCGACCGCGCCATCGAACTGAACCCCAGGCAGGAACCCCACCACTGGCAGCGAGGCATTTCCTACTACTACGCCGGTCTCTTCGAGAAGGGCCGGGCGCAGTTCCAGTCCCATCAGCAGGTCAATGCCAACGACGTGGAGAACGCCGTGTGGCACTTTCTCTGCGGCGCCCGCCTGGAGGGGGTGAGGAAGGCCCGCCAGTCCCTCCTGAATATCGAAGGCGATCGGCGGGTGCCCATGATGGAGATCTATCGACTGTTCAAGGGAGAGGGAACCATCGATGAAGTCATGCGGGCGGCCCGGGGTGGAGACAGCGCCCCCCAGGTTCGCAACCGGCAACTCTTCTACGCCCACCTCTACCTGGGGTTGTACCATGAAGCCCTGGGAGACGAGACCGAGGCCCGTCGACACCTGGTCCTGGCCGCGGACCGCTATCCCGTCAACCACTACATGGGGGACGTGGCCCGGGTCCACGCCGACAGACTGAGACAGCAGTGA
- a CDS encoding molybdopterin-dependent oxidoreductase, whose translation MAKGISRRHLLQGSAALAGWAASAVPTLALPPLEAEETVVPFTDFPDDFNPNPRPGVRYLDTRKIESFLTPANQFFAVQHYGQPTVDPAGYRLRIDGLVDSPRELTLDELRQRPRSTHTAGFECSGNSPRRINGLAGNARWVGVSLSSLLKEAGIRPYAREVVFWGADKGTEEVYHGGTTVNVEQSFGRSLAVADAMKSEVLVAYEMNGEPLSLYQGAPARLIVPGWYGVANVKWLTHIHVQDRRFMGKYMAREYVTLRGMPDGEGTIWNETSVSRMRLKSMVARVTRSGSRCRILGFALNDGTPLKAVEVKIDGGPWKPAAVDRRSTAYSWKLFTCLWEDATPGTHTIVSRAIDAYGRVQPEAGDLELKKTYWEDNSQFPRTVMIS comes from the coding sequence ATGGCCAAAGGCATCAGCCGCAGACATCTGTTGCAAGGGAGCGCCGCCCTGGCCGGGTGGGCCGCCTCGGCGGTTCCCACACTGGCACTGCCTCCCCTGGAGGCGGAGGAGACGGTGGTCCCCTTCACCGATTTCCCGGACGATTTCAATCCCAATCCCCGTCCCGGCGTTCGCTACCTGGATACGCGCAAGATTGAAAGCTTCCTGACCCCCGCCAACCAGTTCTTTGCCGTTCAGCATTATGGCCAGCCGACCGTGGACCCGGCCGGCTACCGTCTCCGCATCGACGGGCTGGTGGATTCTCCCCGGGAACTGACCCTGGACGAGTTGAGGCAGCGGCCGCGTTCCACCCACACGGCGGGGTTCGAGTGCTCCGGGAACAGCCCCCGCAGAATCAATGGGCTGGCCGGCAACGCCCGCTGGGTCGGAGTCAGCCTGAGCAGCCTCCTCAAGGAAGCGGGAATCAGGCCCTACGCCCGCGAGGTCGTGTTCTGGGGGGCGGACAAGGGAACCGAGGAGGTCTATCACGGCGGAACCACTGTCAACGTGGAGCAATCCTTCGGAAGAAGCCTGGCCGTGGCGGACGCCATGAAGTCGGAAGTGCTGGTGGCCTACGAGATGAACGGCGAGCCGCTCTCTCTCTATCAGGGTGCGCCGGCCCGCCTGATCGTGCCCGGCTGGTACGGAGTGGCCAACGTCAAGTGGCTGACCCACATCCACGTGCAGGACCGCCGATTCATGGGAAAGTACATGGCCCGCGAGTATGTCACCCTTCGAGGCATGCCTGACGGGGAAGGCACCATCTGGAACGAAACTTCGGTCAGCCGCATGCGCCTGAAGTCCATGGTGGCCCGGGTGACTCGCAGCGGCTCCCGCTGCAGGATCCTGGGGTTCGCGCTGAACGACGGCACGCCCCTGAAGGCCGTTGAGGTCAAAATCGACGGGGGACCCTGGAAACCGGCCGCCGTCGACCGGCGTTCCACTGCCTATTCCTGGAAGCTCTTTACCTGCCTCTGGGAAGACGCCACCCCGGGAACCCACACCATCGTGTCGCGGGCCATCGACGCCTACGGCAGGGTTCAGCCCGAAGCCGGAGACCTGGAGCTGAAGAAGACCTACTGGGAGGACAACTCCCAGTTTCCGCGGACCGTGATGATTTCCTGA
- a CDS encoding 2Fe-2S iron-sulfur cluster-binding protein has product MSERLGPQPGERIDREQPVDFTFEGRRYQGYRGDTLSTALWASGVRVLGRSFKYHRPRGIFSLSGLDCNALAENRDSTNLRMDTTLIEPGLEARAVNTWGGVRSDLYRFTELFSPFLPVGFYYKVFHRPRSLFPFFERRMRRIAGLGNIHPYQPLQPTPKRYDYCDLLVVGSGPAGLSAAIAAAELGMKVLLVEEDRLPGGTLGFQLPGEPEAGGLLAELLARAAALPNLEMRTGTTAAGCYADRWVALIDSRRLTKLRARGLVVAAGCFDQPAVFRNNDLPGVMLASAAQRLIHQYAVKPFRQAVVLAANTDGYRAAVDLHRAGVRVALVCDLRPQGEASAWKEEVARRRIPIRTGTAIFESLPAPGKRAIRGALLCPLDAGGDPLPERSEPIACDGIAMSVGWAPADGILRQAGSRMAYDESLQQYVPDRLPPGIFAAGRVNGVYALEDQLEDGRRAGRQAAAFLGTAPPEGPAEPPRRGPAFSHPYPVVPHPRSKNFVDLDEDIQLDDIRHSLQEGFDSAELLKRYSTLGMGPSQGKHSNLNGSRILARLKGKSLAATGLTTARPFTSPVPLSHLAGRIFSPQRRTPIHARHRQLGACFMVAGSWLRPEYYLIPGIDRRATIQAEAEAVRGRVGVVDVGTLGKLEICGPDAVAFIEKMYTGRFAKLKEGRSRYLLMCDESGMMVDDGVAARLASDRFYVTTTSGASDAVAREMTRWALLWSLQVIVLNLTGSYGAMNLAGPRSLEVLQPLTDIDLDPEAFPYLGVREGQVAGAPARVLRVGFVGEWGYEIHVPADAAVGVWDRILEAGRGAGIRPFGVEAQRLLRLEKGHLIMGQDSDGLSYPAEAGMDWAVKADKPFFLGQRSLSILKTRPLKRRLVGFAFPESYGGPVPRECELVIQGREIAGRVTSAAFSPTLKQVIGMAYVHPELSAPGTSISIRTGGRRMVTGRVVELPFYDPGNLRQKQAPAL; this is encoded by the coding sequence ATGAGTGAACGCCTCGGCCCCCAGCCGGGTGAACGGATCGATCGGGAGCAGCCGGTCGACTTCACCTTCGAAGGCCGGCGCTACCAGGGCTATCGGGGGGACACCCTCAGCACGGCCCTGTGGGCCTCCGGCGTGCGGGTGCTGGGACGCAGCTTCAAGTACCATCGGCCCCGCGGCATCTTCAGCCTGAGCGGTCTGGATTGCAACGCCCTGGCCGAAAACCGGGACTCGACCAACCTGAGGATGGACACCACCCTCATCGAGCCCGGGCTGGAGGCAAGGGCGGTCAATACCTGGGGAGGCGTTCGGTCGGACCTGTACCGCTTCACCGAGCTCTTTTCACCCTTCCTTCCGGTTGGCTTCTACTACAAGGTCTTCCACCGGCCTCGCAGCCTCTTTCCCTTTTTCGAGCGCCGCATGCGCCGAATCGCCGGCCTGGGCAACATTCATCCCTATCAACCGCTGCAGCCTACCCCCAAGCGCTACGACTACTGCGATCTGCTGGTGGTGGGCTCCGGCCCCGCCGGACTGTCGGCGGCCATCGCCGCGGCCGAGCTGGGAATGAAGGTCCTGCTGGTGGAAGAGGATCGCCTGCCTGGCGGGACCCTGGGGTTCCAGTTGCCGGGCGAGCCGGAAGCCGGGGGCCTGTTGGCAGAGCTCCTGGCCAGGGCCGCCGCCCTGCCCAACCTGGAAATGCGCACCGGAACCACGGCGGCCGGCTGCTACGCCGACCGCTGGGTGGCGCTGATCGACTCCCGGCGACTCACCAAGCTGCGGGCCCGCGGCCTGGTGGTGGCGGCCGGTTGCTTCGACCAGCCCGCCGTCTTTCGCAACAACGACCTCCCCGGGGTCATGCTGGCCTCGGCGGCACAGCGCCTGATACACCAGTATGCGGTGAAGCCCTTCCGCCAGGCTGTGGTGCTGGCGGCCAATACCGACGGATATCGGGCGGCGGTCGACCTGCACCGGGCGGGGGTGAGGGTGGCGCTGGTCTGCGACCTGCGGCCGCAAGGGGAGGCGTCAGCCTGGAAAGAGGAGGTGGCCCGGCGCCGAATCCCCATACGCACGGGCACTGCCATCTTCGAATCCCTTCCGGCGCCCGGCAAGCGAGCCATCCGCGGGGCCCTGCTCTGCCCTCTGGACGCGGGCGGAGATCCGCTGCCCGAGAGGTCCGAGCCCATTGCCTGCGACGGCATCGCCATGAGCGTGGGATGGGCCCCCGCGGACGGCATCCTCCGCCAGGCGGGCTCCCGCATGGCCTACGATGAATCCCTGCAACAGTATGTCCCGGACCGACTGCCGCCGGGGATCTTTGCCGCGGGACGGGTCAACGGAGTCTATGCCCTGGAAGACCAGCTCGAGGACGGCCGCCGCGCCGGCCGCCAGGCCGCGGCCTTTCTGGGAACGGCCCCTCCCGAAGGGCCGGCGGAGCCCCCCCGCCGGGGACCCGCCTTCAGCCACCCCTACCCGGTAGTTCCCCACCCGCGGAGCAAGAATTTCGTGGACCTGGACGAAGACATTCAACTGGATGACATCCGCCACAGCCTCCAGGAGGGGTTCGACAGCGCCGAGCTGCTGAAACGCTACTCGACCCTGGGCATGGGACCCAGCCAGGGCAAGCATTCCAATCTCAACGGCAGTCGCATCCTGGCCCGGCTCAAGGGGAAATCGCTGGCAGCCACCGGGCTGACCACGGCCCGTCCCTTCACCAGCCCGGTGCCCTTGAGCCATCTGGCCGGACGCATCTTCAGCCCCCAGCGCCGAACCCCGATCCACGCCCGCCACCGGCAACTGGGAGCTTGTTTCATGGTTGCGGGAAGCTGGCTGCGGCCGGAGTACTACCTGATCCCCGGAATCGACCGGAGGGCAACCATCCAGGCGGAAGCCGAGGCTGTTCGCGGCCGGGTGGGCGTGGTCGACGTGGGCACCCTGGGCAAGCTGGAAATCTGCGGCCCGGACGCCGTGGCATTCATTGAAAAGATGTACACGGGCCGGTTTGCCAAGTTGAAGGAAGGGAGAAGCCGCTACCTCCTGATGTGCGACGAGAGCGGAATGATGGTGGATGACGGGGTGGCGGCCCGGCTGGCTTCGGACCGCTTCTACGTGACCACCACCAGCGGGGCTTCCGACGCGGTGGCTCGGGAGATGACCCGCTGGGCCCTGCTCTGGTCGCTGCAGGTGATCGTGCTCAACCTGACGGGCTCCTACGGGGCCATGAACCTGGCCGGGCCCCGCTCCCTCGAGGTGCTGCAGCCGTTGACCGACATCGACCTGGATCCGGAGGCCTTCCCTTACCTGGGAGTCCGCGAGGGCCAGGTAGCCGGGGCACCGGCCCGTGTCCTGCGAGTCGGATTCGTGGGCGAGTGGGGCTACGAGATCCACGTGCCCGCCGACGCCGCCGTGGGGGTCTGGGACCGTATCCTGGAGGCCGGACGGGGTGCCGGCATTCGCCCCTTCGGCGTGGAGGCTCAACGCCTGCTGCGGCTGGAGAAGGGGCACCTGATCATGGGCCAGGACTCGGACGGACTCTCCTATCCGGCCGAGGCGGGGATGGACTGGGCGGTCAAGGCCGACAAGCCCTTCTTTCTGGGCCAGCGCAGCCTCTCCATTCTGAAGACCAGGCCCCTCAAACGCCGTCTGGTGGGGTTCGCTTTCCCCGAGAGCTATGGCGGGCCCGTGCCCCGGGAATGCGAGCTGGTGATCCAGGGGAGAGAGATTGCCGGCCGGGTGACCAGCGCCGCTTTCAGCCCCACCCTGAAGCAGGTCATCGGCATGGCCTACGTTCACCCGGAACTGTCGGCACCGGGAACGTCCATCTCCATCCGGACTGGTGGTCGCCGGATGGTCACGGGCCGGGTGGTGGAGCTGCCCTTTTACGATCCCGGGAACCTGCGCCAAAAGCAGGCGCCAGCCCTATGA
- the glnT gene encoding type III glutamate--ammonia ligase: protein MDLNQAQTLLKENDVKFVLAQFVDVHGVAKTKAVPVSHFEDILTDGAGFAGFAVWGLGQEPHDPDFMAVGDLDTLTLVPWQPGFARIVCTGRVNGEPYPFDTRHILQQQLKRLEQRGWILNTGLEPEFMLLSRNPDGSIRPADDTDTLEKPCYDYKGLSRSRAFLEKLVGSLQSIGFDIYQIDHEDANGQFEINFTFSSALTSADRYVLFRMAAGEIAREFGVICSFMPKPMSNRTGTGSHIHMSIWDGQGNDLFQDDSDKNRLGLSEMAYHFLGGLLAHGPALTALVAPSVNSYKRLVVGRSLSGATWAPAYISYGDNNRTSMVRVPYGRLELRLCDSSCNPYLATAAVIVAGLDGIERKLDPGPPHNINHYRYTPEALRDMGIGVLPQSLKEALDALQADSLFAEQLGEAFLQEFADLKEMEWIEYQRHVSDWEVQRYLEFY from the coding sequence ATGGACCTCAACCAAGCCCAGACCTTATTGAAGGAAAACGATGTCAAGTTCGTGCTGGCCCAGTTTGTCGACGTCCATGGGGTGGCCAAGACCAAGGCGGTTCCGGTCAGCCACTTCGAGGATATCCTGACCGACGGCGCCGGATTTGCCGGGTTCGCCGTGTGGGGCCTGGGTCAGGAGCCCCATGACCCCGACTTCATGGCCGTGGGGGACCTGGACACCCTGACGCTGGTGCCCTGGCAGCCTGGATTTGCCCGGATTGTCTGCACCGGCCGGGTGAACGGAGAGCCCTACCCCTTCGACACCCGCCACATTCTCCAGCAGCAGTTGAAGCGCCTGGAACAGAGGGGCTGGATCCTGAACACCGGGCTGGAGCCCGAGTTCATGCTGCTGAGCCGAAATCCGGACGGTTCCATCCGACCCGCCGACGATACCGACACCCTGGAGAAGCCCTGCTACGACTACAAGGGACTCTCCCGCAGCCGGGCCTTCCTGGAAAAGCTGGTGGGCTCGCTGCAATCGATCGGATTCGACATCTACCAGATCGACCATGAGGACGCCAACGGCCAGTTCGAGATCAACTTCACTTTCTCATCGGCCCTGACCTCGGCCGACCGCTACGTGCTGTTCCGGATGGCCGCCGGAGAGATCGCCCGTGAGTTCGGCGTGATCTGCTCCTTCATGCCCAAGCCCATGTCCAACCGCACCGGAACCGGCAGCCACATCCACATGTCGATCTGGGACGGCCAGGGCAACGATCTCTTCCAGGACGATTCCGACAAGAATCGACTGGGGTTGTCGGAAATGGCCTACCACTTCCTGGGCGGCCTGCTGGCCCACGGTCCGGCCCTGACGGCCCTGGTGGCCCCCTCGGTCAACTCCTACAAGCGGCTGGTGGTCGGCCGTTCCCTTTCCGGAGCCACCTGGGCGCCAGCCTACATCTCCTACGGAGACAACAACCGGACTTCGATGGTTCGGGTCCCCTATGGGCGCCTGGAATTGAGGCTGTGCGACTCCAGTTGCAACCCCTACCTGGCCACGGCGGCGGTGATCGTGGCCGGCCTGGACGGCATCGAGCGCAAGCTCGATCCCGGACCGCCCCACAACATCAACCACTACCGATACACCCCGGAGGCTCTGCGGGACATGGGCATCGGTGTGCTCCCCCAATCCCTGAAGGAAGCCCTGGACGCCCTCCAGGCCGATTCCCTGTTTGCCGAACAATTGGGAGAGGCCTTCCTGCAGGAGTTCGCGGATCTGAAGGAGATGGAGTGGATCGAGTACCAGCGCCACGTCTCCGATTGGGAAGTCCAGCGCTACCTGGAGTTCTATTAG
- a CDS encoding class II glutamine amidotransferase, with the protein MCGIIGLLIKPESKRARLGEWVTPMMDCMGDRGPDSAGLAVFSPVGNGPLRRFSLYCGQPGFDWTELGKAFERDTACEGNLSAIENHGRLVSAIAPDSLEKWLSREFSAVHLLSTGRSIEVYKDQGHPAEIAERYGFSGLAASHCVGHTRMATESAVSPAHAHPFTAGEDFCLVHNGSLSNPWSLRRRLEKRGIDFETDNDTEAACRFLEWRMREGASLEDALKAAFIELDGFYTLLMATAEKLVLVRDAFACKPAVVAETEDYVAVSSEFRSLAHLPGIRSAELFEPVPEEIYSWSL; encoded by the coding sequence ATGTGCGGCATTATCGGCTTGCTGATCAAGCCTGAATCCAAGCGGGCCCGGTTGGGAGAATGGGTCACCCCCATGATGGACTGCATGGGGGATCGCGGGCCCGATTCGGCCGGCTTGGCGGTCTTTTCCCCGGTCGGGAACGGCCCGCTGCGGCGATTCAGCCTGTACTGCGGCCAGCCGGGGTTCGATTGGACGGAACTGGGGAAGGCCTTCGAGCGGGACACCGCCTGCGAAGGCAATCTGAGCGCCATCGAAAACCATGGGCGCCTGGTTTCAGCGATCGCACCGGATAGCCTGGAGAAGTGGCTGTCCCGGGAGTTTTCCGCCGTGCACCTGCTTTCGACAGGCCGGTCCATCGAGGTCTACAAGGACCAGGGCCATCCCGCCGAGATCGCCGAGCGTTACGGGTTTTCAGGCCTTGCGGCCAGCCACTGCGTCGGTCACACCCGCATGGCCACCGAATCGGCGGTCTCGCCTGCCCACGCCCATCCCTTCACAGCCGGCGAAGATTTCTGCCTGGTGCACAACGGTTCCCTCTCCAACCCCTGGAGCTTGCGCCGGCGCCTGGAGAAGCGGGGCATCGATTTCGAGACCGACAACGACACCGAAGCCGCCTGCCGCTTCCTGGAGTGGAGAATGAGGGAGGGAGCATCCCTGGAAGACGCCTTGAAGGCAGCCTTCATCGAGCTGGACGGGTTCTACACGCTGCTGATGGCCACGGCCGAGAAGCTGGTGCTGGTCCGGGACGCCTTTGCCTGCAAGCCGGCGGTGGTTGCGGAAACCGAGGACTACGTGGCCGTGAGCTCCGAGTTTCGCTCCCTGGCCCACCTGCCCGGCATCCGGTCGGCGGAGCTGTTCGAGCCGGTGCCGGAGGAGATCTACTCATGGAGTCTATAG
- a CDS encoding sarcosine oxidase subunit delta codes for MKLMRCPVNGWRPIQEFSYGGTFRDMPPPEECSDRQWADYVFHRSGAAAVKKEWWCHLASGVWFIAERNTSTDEILRTYLYGKDDRHE; via the coding sequence ATGAAGCTGATGCGTTGCCCCGTCAACGGCTGGCGGCCCATCCAGGAATTTTCCTACGGCGGCACCTTCCGGGACATGCCCCCGCCCGAAGAATGTTCCGACCGACAATGGGCCGACTACGTGTTTCACCGCTCCGGAGCGGCAGCTGTCAAGAAGGAGTGGTGGTGCCACCTGGCCAGCGGTGTCTGGTTTATTGCCGAACGCAACACCTCCACCGACGAGATCCTGCGGACCTACCTGTATGGGAAAGACGACCGCCATGAGTGA
- a CDS encoding GIY-YIG nuclease family protein, translating into MKVSLLKPFPEHRENFRRDRQRFIPAKSGCYALVSFEGVVLYVGLTRNLRRRFGDHLDDPGKRSLTEKGRAFFFYWLQCDEFQKVERTWQHECELVDGNRPILNRICSPISV; encoded by the coding sequence GTGAAAGTCTCACTTCTCAAGCCCTTTCCTGAGCACCGAGAAAACTTCCGGCGTGATCGGCAGCGTTTCATTCCTGCGAAGTCTGGGTGCTACGCGCTCGTGTCGTTCGAGGGTGTTGTTCTCTATGTAGGGCTCACCAGAAATCTGCGGAGGCGTTTTGGAGACCACTTAGATGATCCAGGGAAGCGTTCATTGACAGAGAAGGGCAGGGCATTTTTCTTTTATTGGCTCCAATGCGATGAGTTTCAGAAAGTGGAGAGAACATGGCAACATGAATGCGAATTAGTAGATGGTAACCGCCCGATATTAAATAGGATCTGCTCGCCAATCTCAGTTTGA
- a CDS encoding DGQHR domain-containing protein — protein sequence MAILKLPVAKVQQGELTLFATAIKVKVLTQDSFYSVETLDPSAAGDSGYQRLLNRARARKLADYIVKGQDDQDAFLPTSVLLATDKPLDFDASTNTINFDTATIGPFSVVDGQHRLEGLKVAAKKDHRVREFVVPVNIAVNLPKLHQMCHFLIVNTTQKSVDKAVEQRIVARLTEALDVEDIPSLPKWILNVVERGEVEKAVRLADFLNEEPNSPWCGKIRMANDPSANMINQRSMVKAIVKYVLTANNPIAVLNDFNKEKRIFLNYWKAIADLVDDGNASVLYRYNGVELFSRFSIPFFTKLQNDSKFTVQAMKDLLSACFDNVEGEYAGVGHSEWWARGGKASGLNAAAIAHVAQQMAKALHKPAMSGEIEL from the coding sequence ATGGCAATACTCAAACTTCCAGTGGCAAAGGTGCAGCAAGGTGAGTTGACCTTGTTCGCGACAGCGATAAAGGTCAAAGTCTTAACTCAGGATTCTTTTTATTCTGTCGAGACCTTGGATCCCAGTGCTGCAGGTGACTCTGGATACCAGCGACTATTGAACCGAGCACGGGCCAGAAAACTGGCCGACTACATCGTAAAGGGCCAGGATGATCAAGATGCATTCCTGCCTACATCAGTGTTGTTGGCGACCGACAAGCCTCTAGATTTCGACGCCTCAACAAACACCATCAATTTCGATACGGCCACCATAGGACCTTTTAGTGTCGTTGACGGACAACATCGCTTGGAGGGTCTGAAGGTGGCTGCGAAGAAAGACCATAGGGTGCGCGAATTCGTAGTCCCAGTAAATATCGCTGTAAATTTACCCAAACTCCATCAAATGTGCCATTTTCTAATCGTCAATACGACCCAAAAAAGTGTCGATAAGGCAGTAGAACAACGGATCGTGGCGCGATTGACCGAAGCCTTGGATGTAGAAGATATTCCAAGTCTTCCTAAATGGATTCTCAATGTTGTGGAAAGAGGCGAGGTCGAGAAGGCCGTTCGACTTGCAGACTTTCTGAATGAAGAACCGAATTCCCCATGGTGTGGGAAGATAAGGATGGCAAATGATCCAAGTGCCAATATGATAAACCAGCGGTCCATGGTAAAGGCGATTGTCAAATACGTATTGACCGCAAATAATCCGATAGCTGTCCTAAACGATTTCAATAAGGAAAAGAGGATTTTTCTAAATTATTGGAAGGCCATTGCTGACCTTGTCGATGACGGTAATGCGTCGGTTTTGTACAGATACAACGGCGTGGAGCTATTTTCTCGGTTTTCAATTCCATTTTTCACAAAGCTTCAGAACGACAGCAAATTCACGGTCCAAGCAATGAAAGATTTACTCTCAGCTTGTTTTGATAATGTTGAGGGTGAATATGCGGGTGTCGGGCATTCGGAATGGTGGGCCAGAGGTGGAAAGGCAAGTGGATTAAACGCAGCTGCGATAGCACACGTTGCTCAACAAATGGCTAAGGCGCTCCACAAACCAGCTATGTCTGGTGAGATCGAGTTGTGA
- a CDS encoding FAD-dependent oxidoreductase: MPFGLLRFGMSRHYPEPRMFRCPDRLKPHYDAVIIGAGGHGLAAAYYLARDHGIREVAVLEKSYLGAGGTGRNTAIIRSNYLTAEGVRFYDESLRLFRDLSADLDLNLFYSRRGHFTLAHSDATLRTMRWRAEVNKHLGVDSELVGPEVIRRECPQLDLSCGGHTPVLGALYHPPGAIARHDAVAWGYGRAASQRGVEIHQQTEVTGIRVQGGRVAGVETSRGFVETGKVLSAVAGYTPAVMEMVGVRTPLEVHPLQACVSEPLKPWLDTIIVSANLHLYVSQSSRGELVMGAALDPYELHSTRSTLDFVEGLAGHLLELFPFLGEVRVLRQWAGLADMTPDFSPIMGKTPVEGLYLDAGWGTWGFKATPVCGKTMAHTLATDRPHPLIESFRLSRFEEFDLVGEKGAASVGH, encoded by the coding sequence ATGCCCTTTGGATTGCTACGATTCGGAATGAGCCGGCACTATCCGGAACCGCGCATGTTCCGATGCCCCGACCGGCTGAAGCCCCACTACGACGCCGTCATCATCGGGGCCGGCGGTCATGGCCTGGCGGCCGCCTACTACCTGGCCCGGGACCACGGGATCCGGGAGGTGGCCGTCCTGGAGAAGAGCTACCTGGGCGCCGGCGGAACCGGACGCAACACCGCCATCATCCGTTCCAACTACCTGACGGCCGAGGGCGTCCGGTTCTACGACGAGAGCCTGCGCCTGTTCCGGGACCTGTCGGCCGACCTGGATCTGAACCTGTTCTATTCCCGGCGGGGGCATTTCACCCTGGCCCACAGCGACGCCACCCTGCGGACCATGCGCTGGCGGGCCGAGGTCAACAAGCACCTGGGGGTCGACAGCGAACTGGTGGGGCCGGAGGTGATCCGCCGGGAATGTCCCCAACTGGACCTGAGCTGCGGAGGGCATACCCCGGTGCTGGGAGCCCTCTACCACCCTCCGGGAGCCATCGCCCGCCACGATGCGGTGGCCTGGGGGTATGGCCGCGCCGCCAGCCAGCGGGGCGTCGAGATCCACCAGCAGACCGAGGTCACCGGGATCCGGGTCCAGGGCGGGAGGGTGGCCGGGGTGGAAACCAGCCGGGGCTTTGTCGAAACCGGCAAGGTCCTTTCGGCGGTGGCCGGATACACGCCGGCGGTGATGGAGATGGTGGGGGTTCGCACGCCCCTGGAGGTGCACCCGCTGCAGGCCTGCGTGAGCGAGCCCCTGAAGCCCTGGCTGGACACCATCATCGTCTCGGCCAACCTGCACCTCTACGTCAGCCAGTCGTCCCGAGGCGAACTGGTCATGGGAGCCGCGCTGGACCCCTACGAGTTGCACTCCACCCGCTCCACCCTGGACTTCGTGGAGGGATTGGCGGGACACCTGCTGGAGCTGTTTCCCTTCCTGGGAGAGGTGCGGGTGCTGCGCCAGTGGGCCGGTCTGGCCGACATGACGCCCGATTTCTCCCCCATCATGGGGAAGACCCCGGTGGAAGGACTCTACCTGGATGCCGGCTGGGGCACCTGGGGATTCAAGGCGACTCCGGTGTGCGGCAAGACCATGGCCCACACCCTGGCCACCGACCGTCCCCACCCCCTGATCGAGTCCTTCCGCCTTTCCCGATTCGAGGAGTTCGACCTGGTGGGTGAAAAGGGCGCGGCCTCGGTGGGTCACTGA